One Piscinibacter lacus genomic window, GCGCCCGCCCGCCTGCCCCGCCGGGCCGTCTCGGCCGCCGCCAACTGGCTGCGCGACCGGCGCTGGTACCTCAAGCACCGGCCGCTGGAGGCGGGCGGGCATGAGCTTGCGCTCCTGCGCGGGGGCGAGGCCTATTTCGCCGACCTCGTCGCGGCCATCGACCACGCCATGGCCGAGGTCTGGGTCGCCAGCTACATCTTCGAGGACCCGGCCGTCGACCCCTCGGCCGCCCGGGTGGCCGAGGCGCTGGCGGCGGCGGCGCGGCGCGGCCTGCGGGTGCGGGTGGTCGTCGACGGCTTCGGCTCGCGCCTGGCCCTGCCCGGCCTGCGCGCGGTGCTGGAGCCAGCCGGCGTCGACCTGGCCGTCTTCCGGCCGCTGACCGGCTGGTGGCACTGGCTGCAGCCCCGCCAGTTGCGCCGCCTGCATCACAAGCTGGCGGTGGTCGATGGTGCGCTGGCCTGGTGCGGCGGCATCAACCTGATCGACGACCGCCTGGACCAGCACCACGGCTGGAGCGACAGCCCCCGGCTGGACTACGCCCTGCGCCTGCGCGGCCCGGTGGTCGGCCCCATCGCGCAGACGCTGAGCGCCGTCTGGCACCGCGCCTGGCTGGGCCATGACTGGCGCGACGAGCTGCGCGCCCTGGTGCGCCATCCCCGGCCCATGGCGCGGGTGCGCGCTCTCTGGCGCGGGCTGCGCAGCCCCCGCCTGGCGCGACGCGGCTCCCGCCGTCCCGCCACCGAGGGCGCTGCCCCCGGCCGCGCCGCCTTCGTGCTGCGCGACAACCTGCGCCAGCGCCGCGCCATCGAGCGCGCCTACCTGGATGCCTTTCGCCGCGCCCGCGAAGGCATCGACCTCGTCTGCCCCTACTTCTACCCCGGCCGGGCCTTTCGACAGGCCTTGCTCGACGCGGCGGCACGCGGTGTCCAGGTGCGCCTGCTGCTCCAGGGCAAGGTCGACCTGCCCCTGGCCGCCTTGGCCGCCCGCGGGCTGTACGAGGAGCTGCTCGGCGGCGGCCTGCGCCTCTACGAATACACCCCGGCCTTCCTGCATGCCAAGGTGGCGCGGGTCGACGGCGACTGGGCCACGGTCGGCAGTTCCAACATCGACCCGCTCTCGCTGCTGCTCAATCTGGAGGCGAATGTCATCGTCCGCGACCCCGCCTGCGTCGCCGAGCTGCGCCTGGCCCTGGACCAGGACTTCGCCGCCGCCCGCGAGGTGCGGGCCGAGGAACTGGTCGCCCAGCCGCGCTGGCGCCGCGCCCTGCACCGCGGCCTGGTGGCGCTGCTGACCCGCGCCTACCTGTGGATGGCCAGCGGCCCCGATCGATCCTGAGCGGTCCCGGGCGCGCTTCAAGCCCGTGGCTGCCGGGCGGCGCCGGGCCCTGCGGCTAGCATCCGGGCTCGCCGACCGCTTGCCCGCGGCCGTCCGGAACATGCGCGACGAGAGGATCACTTGAGGGAACGACAAAGCTGGCCCGACCTCGCCAAGGGCGTGGGCATCGTCCTGGTCGTCTACGGCCATGTGGCGCGCGGCTTGATGAAGGCCGGCATCCTGCCCGCCGAAGGCTGGCCGCTGCTTGTCGACAGCTGGATCTACAGCTTCCACATGCCCCTGTTCTTTTTCCTGGCCGGACTGTTCTTCCTCGACAGCCTGGGGCGCCAGAAGCTGCTGGGCTTCCTGGGCGGGCGCATCGACAGCCTCGTCTATCCCTATGTGATCTGGTCCCTGCTGCAGGGCTCGGTCGAGGTGCTGATGTCCGGCCAGACCAATGGCGTGGTCCGCTGGGACGAGGTGCTGAACCTGGCCGCGCCACGTGCGCACTTCTGGTTCCTCTACGCCTTGTTCACGCTCTCGCTGGCCGGCCTGCTGGTCTACAGCCTTTCGCGCCGTCCGGCCTGGCTGGCTGCCGTGGTGCTCGGTGCCCTGGCGCTGCGCCTCGGGGTCGATCCCACCCGCGTGATCGCGCTGGACTACCTGATCTCGCTGGGTGTGTTCTTCACGGCCGGCGTGTTCTACGGCAGTCGCAGCGCGCCCCGGCCGAGCGCGACCGGGGTCCTGCTGGCCTTGGGCCTGCTGTTGCTGGCGCTGGCCGCGCAGTACCTGGCCCATGAGCAGCTCGGCTGGCGCTACCACCATCGCGGGCCCATCGGCCTGGGCCTGGCGGCCGTGTCGATCGCCGCCGTGGTCGCCTGCTGCCAGCAGGCCCAGGGCCTGGGTCGCCGCCTGGGCCTGGTGCAGCTCGGCCAGGCCTCGATGGTGATCTACCTGATGCATGTGCTGACCGGCAGCGGCCTGCGCGTGCTGCTGTCGCGCGGCCTGGGCCTGAACGATCCCGGGCTGCACCTGCTGGCCGGCTGCCTGGCCGGCCTGCTGCTTCCGCTGCTGGCCGACCGCCTGCTCAGGCGCTGGGGCATCGACTGGCATGTGCTGCCCCCCCGCGCGCTGCGCTTGCAGCCCCGGCTGGCCGGCGCGGCCGCGCGCTGAGCATGTCGGCGGACTTGGTCGTCGCCCGGCCCGAGGGTCTGTACTGCCCGCCGGGTGATTTCTACATCGACCCCTGGCGGCCGGTCGACCGCGCCGTCATCACCCACGGCCACGCCGACCATGCCCGGCCCGGCCATGCGCACTACCTGGCCGCGGCCGAGGGCGAGGGCGTGCTGCGCGCGCGCCTGGGCGACATCACCCTCCAGACCCTGGACTGGGGCGAGGCGGTGGAGCACCGCGGTGTGCGCCTCAGCCTGCATCCGGCCGGCCATGTGCTGGGCTCGGCCCAGTTGCGGCTGGAACATGCCGGCCGGGTCTGGGTGGCTTCGGGCGACTACAAGTTCGCGCCCGAGGATACGCCCGACCCGACCTGCGCGCCCTTCGAGCCGCTGCGCTGCGACTGCTTCATCACCGAATCGACCTTCGGCCTGCCCATCTACCGCTGGCGGCCGCAGCGCGAGGTGTTTGCCGAGATCAACACCTGGTGGGCCGCCAATGCCGCGGCCGACCGGCCCAGCCTGCTGCTGGCCTACAGCTTCGGCAAGGCGCAGCGCCTGCTGGCCGGGGTGGATGCGAGCCTGGGGCCCATCCTGGTTCACCCGGCGGTGGAGGCGCTCAACCGCGTCTACCGCGCCGCCGGCGTCGCCCTGCCGACGACCCGGCTGGTCAGCGAGTTCAAGGATGCCGCCGCCACGCGCCGCGCCCTGGTGCTGGCGCCGCCGGCCGTGCTGGGCAGCGTCTGGGCGCGGCGTTTCGCGGGGGGCAGCGAGGCCTTCGCCAGCGGCTGGATGCTGCTGCGCGGCGCCCGTCGCCGCCGCGGCCTGGACCGCGGCTTCGTGCTGAGCGACCACGCCGACTGGCCCGGCCTGCTGCGCGCCATCGGCGCGACCGGGGCCGAGCGCGTCATCGTCACCCACGGCGATGCCGCGGTCATGGTGCGCTGGCTGCAGGACCAGGGCCTGGACGCCGGGGCCTTCCAGACCGAGTACGGCGACGAGGCCGCGGCCGATGCCCCGCTGGCCGATGCGCCCTTGGCCGATGCGCCCTTGGCAGAGCCACCCTCGACCGATGCCCCGCCCGCCGAGGCGCCGGCCGGGGAATCCGCCGACGCCCAGGCCGGGCAGCCCGCTGCCGATCAGGCTGGCGGCTCGACGGGCAGCGGCTCCGGTACGGGCGGCCGCTCCGGCGGCCGCGTGCCGCGCCGCGATTCATCGACCTGAAAGACGACGCTGTGCGTGCCCGCCCGTTCGAAGACCAGGCGCATCGGCCGCCGCTCGCGGCGCCGGAGCGGGCGGTCCAGCTCGAAGAGCGCGATGTGCACGCCATCGGGCCGCATCGTCAGCACCTCGCCGGCCGGCAGCGGCAGGCCGGTGTCGAGCGGCCAGAGGCCGGCCACGCCTTCGAGCAGGCCGGGACCGCGCAGCTCGACCCGGCGGGCCCAGTCGCATTGCAGCTCCAGCAGGCGGTCGTCGCGCGGGCCCAGGCCGATCAGTTGCAGGCAGGCGACCGCGCCCCCCGGCACGCTGCGCATCCAGGCGTCGGCCATCTGCACCGCGCTGCGTTCGCGGGGCAGCACGGCGGCCGGCTGCGCACGCAGCGCGCCGCCGCCCAGCAGCAGGCCCAGGCCCAGCAGATGACGCAGCAGGGGGCGGCGGGCAGGGCAGGGGGGCAGGGCGCGGGGCATGGTGAAGGGCAGGTTCGGGACAGCGGGCCGCCGCAGTCTAGGCAAGCCTGAAGACGGCCGCGTGCCATGCAAGCCTTCAGCAGGCTCTATGCCCAGCTTGACGGACAGACGGCCAGCCGCGCCAAGCTGGCCGCGCTGCAAGCCTATTTCTCGACCGCCGAGCCGCGCGATGCGGCCTGGGCCGCCTACTTCCTGGCCGGCGGCAAGCCGCGCCAGACGGTGCCGACCGCCCGCCTGCGCGCCCTGGCCTGCCGGCTCGCGGGCCTGCCGGACTGGTTGTTCGAGGCCTGCTACCAGGCGGTGGGCGACCTGGCCGAAACCCTGGCCCACATCCTGCCGCCGCCGCTGCGG contains:
- a CDS encoding copper chaperone PCu(A)C, producing the protein MPRALPPCPARRPLLRHLLGLGLLLGGGALRAQPAAVLPRERSAVQMADAWMRSVPGGAVACLQLIGLGPRDDRLLELQCDWARRVELRGPGLLEGVAGLWPLDTGLPLPAGEVLTMRPDGVHIALFELDRPLRRRERRPMRLVFERAGTHSVVFQVDESRRGTRPPERPPVPEPLPVEPPA
- the clsB gene encoding cardiolipin synthase ClsB — protein: MDAPARLPRRAVSAAANWLRDRRWYLKHRPLEAGGHELALLRGGEAYFADLVAAIDHAMAEVWVASYIFEDPAVDPSAARVAEALAAAARRGLRVRVVVDGFGSRLALPGLRAVLEPAGVDLAVFRPLTGWWHWLQPRQLRRLHHKLAVVDGALAWCGGINLIDDRLDQHHGWSDSPRLDYALRLRGPVVGPIAQTLSAVWHRAWLGHDWRDELRALVRHPRPMARVRALWRGLRSPRLARRGSRRPATEGAAPGRAAFVLRDNLRQRRAIERAYLDAFRRAREGIDLVCPYFYPGRAFRQALLDAAARGVQVRLLLQGKVDLPLAALAARGLYEELLGGGLRLYEYTPAFLHAKVARVDGDWATVGSSNIDPLSLLLNLEANVIVRDPACVAELRLALDQDFAAAREVRAEELVAQPRWRRALHRGLVALLTRAYLWMASGPDRS
- a CDS encoding acyltransferase family protein produces the protein MRERQSWPDLAKGVGIVLVVYGHVARGLMKAGILPAEGWPLLVDSWIYSFHMPLFFFLAGLFFLDSLGRQKLLGFLGGRIDSLVYPYVIWSLLQGSVEVLMSGQTNGVVRWDEVLNLAAPRAHFWFLYALFTLSLAGLLVYSLSRRPAWLAAVVLGALALRLGVDPTRVIALDYLISLGVFFTAGVFYGSRSAPRPSATGVLLALGLLLLALAAQYLAHEQLGWRYHHRGPIGLGLAAVSIAAVVACCQQAQGLGRRLGLVQLGQASMVIYLMHVLTGSGLRVLLSRGLGLNDPGLHLLAGCLAGLLLPLLADRLLRRWGIDWHVLPPRALRLQPRLAGAAAR
- a CDS encoding ligase-associated DNA damage response exonuclease, translating into MSADLVVARPEGLYCPPGDFYIDPWRPVDRAVITHGHADHARPGHAHYLAAAEGEGVLRARLGDITLQTLDWGEAVEHRGVRLSLHPAGHVLGSAQLRLEHAGRVWVASGDYKFAPEDTPDPTCAPFEPLRCDCFITESTFGLPIYRWRPQREVFAEINTWWAANAAADRPSLLLAYSFGKAQRLLAGVDASLGPILVHPAVEALNRVYRAAGVALPTTRLVSEFKDAAATRRALVLAPPAVLGSVWARRFAGGSEAFASGWMLLRGARRRRGLDRGFVLSDHADWPGLLRAIGATGAERVIVTHGDAAVMVRWLQDQGLDAGAFQTEYGDEAAADAPLADAPLADAPLAEPPSTDAPPAEAPAGESADAQAGQPAADQAGGSTGSGSGTGGRSGGRVPRRDSST